A part of Paenibacillus donghaensis genomic DNA contains:
- a CDS encoding PDZ domain-containing protein, which translates to MESLIELLGSFGTALLRMLIQPYYYIALLFMILYYRRQVALERMLIHVKLHSWGQETWRTVWSGLVAGLMVSVAAVLLGISLPGKAVALIWAVSFLLLLVRVRYFCFAYAIGTLGIVQFVFSFFPNTLQSGIAGEFTAALRGMDIPALLVLAGLLHLAEALLARWQGAGLATPLFLEGKRGKVVGGYQLQAFWPLPLFLLVPAGSGTLDLPWQPLLGGGLGLVSLPVIIGFSEMTQGMLPGRKAARTSGRLLIYSVVLTGLSLLAAWWSPLTLLAALAAIGLHEGLSWYSALEERSTSPIFVHPPAGRKVLAVLPDSPAQELGILPGEILLKVNGVLLTEAAQLHKALRMNSAFCKLEVLNREGESKYLQRAIYDGDHHQLGIILVPEPDGAVTTQAKPSSIFSIIAMKTGARSRSLPGGALKRRRARAEGTAKPAKAAKAPKAAKPAKAAKSDKADKAKKAEKKSAEA; encoded by the coding sequence TTGGAATCATTAATCGAACTGCTGGGCAGCTTCGGCACAGCGCTTCTACGCATGCTGATCCAGCCCTATTACTATATAGCTCTGTTGTTTATGATCTTATATTACCGCCGTCAGGTGGCGCTTGAACGCATGCTGATTCATGTGAAGCTGCACAGCTGGGGACAAGAGACCTGGCGCACGGTGTGGAGCGGTCTGGTCGCCGGACTGATGGTGTCGGTGGCTGCGGTGCTGCTGGGCATCTCGTTGCCCGGCAAGGCGGTGGCCCTGATCTGGGCAGTCAGTTTCCTGCTGCTTCTGGTGCGTGTGCGTTATTTCTGCTTCGCTTATGCCATTGGTACGCTGGGGATTGTGCAATTTGTATTCTCATTCTTCCCGAATACGCTGCAGAGCGGAATTGCTGGCGAGTTCACAGCGGCTCTGCGGGGGATGGACATCCCGGCACTGCTGGTGCTGGCCGGGCTGCTGCATCTGGCTGAAGCGCTGCTGGCCCGCTGGCAAGGCGCGGGGCTGGCGACCCCGCTCTTCCTGGAAGGGAAGCGCGGCAAGGTCGTCGGTGGCTACCAGCTGCAGGCCTTCTGGCCGCTGCCGCTGTTCCTGCTCGTTCCCGCCGGATCGGGAACGCTGGACCTGCCCTGGCAGCCGCTGCTCGGCGGCGGCCTGGGGCTGGTCTCATTGCCCGTCATCATCGGCTTCAGCGAGATGACGCAGGGCATGCTGCCCGGGCGCAAGGCGGCCCGCACCTCAGGACGGCTGCTGATCTACAGCGTCGTCCTGACGGGCTTAAGCCTGCTTGCCGCCTGGTGGAGCCCGCTGACCCTACTCGCGGCGCTCGCAGCTATAGGGCTGCACGAGGGGCTTAGCTGGTACAGCGCTCTGGAAGAGCGCAGCACCAGCCCCATCTTCGTGCATCCCCCCGCCGGCCGCAAGGTGCTGGCCGTGCTGCCGGACAGTCCGGCGCAGGAGCTGGGCATCCTGCCCGGCGAGATCTTGCTGAAGGTCAACGGGGTCCTGTTGACCGAAGCCGCGCAGCTGCACAAGGCGCTGCGCATGAATTCCGCGTTCTGCAAGCTGGAGGTGCTGAACCGCGAAGGCGAGAGCAAATACCTCCAGCGCGCGATCTATGATGGCGACCACCATCAGCTCGGCATCATTCTGGTGCCGGAACCGGACGGCGCGGTCACCACGCAGGCGAAGCCGTCCAGCATCTTCAGCATCATCGCGATGAAGACGGGTGCCCGCAGCCGCAGCCTGCCGGGCGGCGCGCTGAAACGGCGGCGTGCCAGAGCCGAAGGCACGGCCAAGCCTGCGAAGGCGGCCAAAGCTCCGAAGGCTGCGAAGCCCGCGAAAGCCGCGAAATCGGATAAAGCCGACAAAGCGAAAAAAGCCGAGAAGAAGTCGGCGGAAGCCTGA
- a CDS encoding ABC transporter ATP-binding protein yields the protein MAIAVLTDVVKRYEGKLTVDHVNVSIQEGEIFGLLGPNGAGKSTTISMICGLLKLDGGDIVIDGISVGSNPLEVKKRIGLVPQDLALYDTMTAAENVTFFGRLYGLSGKLLKERVAEALAFTGLSDRAREKPSTFSGGMKRRLNIACAIMHRPKLIIMDEPTVGIDPQSRNHILESVKALNKLGSTIIYTSHYMEEVAAICDRVAIMDQGHIIACGTEKELRERVAQEEKIVVKASNVTPALIDELGRHPRVTRVEQNEGLVELYLPSSQGELQDILFIFSKHEGIIGALHVEEPNLETLFLSLTGRTLRD from the coding sequence ATGGCAATTGCGGTATTGACGGATGTAGTGAAACGTTATGAGGGCAAGCTGACAGTCGATCATGTGAATGTAAGCATTCAGGAGGGGGAAATCTTCGGATTGCTTGGACCCAATGGTGCAGGAAAAAGCACAACGATCAGCATGATCTGCGGCCTGCTGAAGCTGGACGGCGGCGATATCGTCATTGACGGAATTTCTGTGGGCTCGAACCCGCTGGAGGTCAAGAAGCGGATCGGCCTCGTTCCTCAGGACCTGGCTCTATACGACACGATGACTGCGGCGGAGAACGTAACCTTCTTCGGGAGGCTGTATGGGCTGAGCGGCAAGCTGCTGAAGGAACGGGTAGCCGAAGCGCTTGCCTTCACGGGGCTCAGCGACCGGGCCAGAGAGAAGCCCTCCACCTTCTCCGGCGGGATGAAACGGCGGCTGAATATTGCCTGTGCGATCATGCACCGTCCCAAGCTGATCATCATGGATGAGCCAACCGTCGGAATCGATCCGCAGTCACGCAATCATATTCTGGAGTCGGTCAAGGCGCTTAACAAGCTGGGCTCCACGATTATTTATACCAGCCATTACATGGAGGAGGTGGCCGCCATCTGTGATCGGGTGGCAATTATGGATCAGGGCCATATCATCGCTTGTGGTACGGAGAAAGAGCTGCGTGAACGGGTAGCCCAGGAGGAGAAAATTGTGGTCAAAGCCTCCAATGTCACACCCGCACTGATCGATGAGTTGGGACGGCATCCCCGGGTTACCCGGGTAGAGCAGAACGAAGGCCTGGTTGAGCTGTATCTGCCCTCCTCGCAAGGAGAACTGCAGGATATTTTATTTATTTTCTCCAAGCATGAGGGAATTATCGGAGCACTCCATGTGGAGGAGCCGAATCTGGAAACCTTGTTCCTAAGCCTGACAGGGCGGACTTTACGCGATTAG
- a CDS encoding AAA family ATPase, with protein sequence MFLRSLELLRTPTYNPQEYPFSIPAIRELDTLSFDGNVTFLVGENGSGKSTLLEAIAYQCEFNTAGGGRNNYYEVDAADSVLGRSIRLSWLPKITNGFFLRAETFYHFASYLDTVPESLGSYGGRSLHEQSHGEAFLSLFTNRFGKKAIYLLDEPEAALSPVRQLSLLRIIKELEHEAQFIIATHSPILLGYPDAQIFDFDTHPVGRIRYEETMHYLITRRFLENRKAVLKELFED encoded by the coding sequence ATGTTCTTACGCAGCTTGGAGCTTCTTCGCACCCCAACGTATAACCCTCAGGAATATCCCTTCAGTATCCCGGCGATCCGGGAGCTGGACACGTTGTCTTTTGACGGGAACGTGACCTTTCTGGTGGGAGAGAATGGATCAGGCAAGTCGACCCTGCTAGAAGCCATAGCTTATCAATGTGAGTTCAACACGGCAGGTGGGGGCAGAAACAACTATTATGAGGTGGATGCCGCTGATTCGGTGCTTGGGCGGAGTATAAGATTATCCTGGCTGCCCAAGATTACGAACGGCTTCTTTCTGCGTGCCGAGACCTTCTACCATTTCGCCTCTTATCTGGATACGGTACCGGAAAGTCTGGGTTCTTATGGCGGACGTTCCTTGCATGAGCAGTCGCATGGCGAAGCCTTCCTGTCGCTGTTCACCAACCGGTTTGGCAAAAAAGCGATTTACCTGCTGGACGAGCCGGAAGCAGCGCTGTCTCCTGTCCGTCAGCTGTCCCTGCTGCGGATCATCAAGGAGCTGGAGCATGAAGCCCAGTTTATCATTGCTACCCATTCCCCGATTCTGCTCGGTTACCCCGATGCGCAGATTTTTGATTTCGATACCCATCCTGTGGGCCGCATTCGCTATGAGGAAACGATGCATTATCTGATTACCCGCCGATTCCTGGAGAACCGGAAGGCTGTACTTAAGGAGCTGTTTGAGGACTAG
- a CDS encoding ABC transporter permease → MANIWTIMIYELRRLMKSRSMVLNMFLLPLVLIFLLGASLSGVMGDQPTPTIDKVRVAIVNLSAKGIDGSAMISEFLRNAEVRQMVVPVETDNRQAAESGLRSGKYGYAVVIPADFDSRVQSGGEAKLEFILGKNPTDNLVVETVFDNYLSTVNYRQAAAVTLGPAVLSAAAPVAAETASVKLGELGEKGTGYTSSQYYAVSMMLMFLLYSGLTVSTSLFNEKENHTLFRINSMPVKGSQLFIGKMLGVGAVTVLQNAAIIILTHLLFGVHWGDQPLLLALFCLLMIVASMMLSIIISMFSKTGAGARSVVSVLTVCMTFISGGMVPLPESFVNSIGAFTLNHWAMQAILRMMLHADVSTIMPHLGTMALICLVMISIAVAAYRKVGYHE, encoded by the coding sequence TTGGCTAACATCTGGACCATTATGATCTATGAACTGCGCAGGCTGATGAAGTCACGCTCGATGGTGCTCAACATGTTCCTGCTGCCGCTGGTGCTGATCTTTCTGCTCGGCGCTTCACTCTCGGGAGTGATGGGCGATCAACCTACTCCGACGATCGACAAGGTGCGGGTAGCTATTGTTAATCTGTCCGCTAAAGGGATCGACGGTTCGGCGATGATCTCCGAATTCCTGCGCAATGCTGAAGTGCGGCAAATGGTTGTACCGGTGGAGACGGATAACAGGCAAGCGGCGGAGAGCGGGCTACGCAGCGGCAAATACGGCTATGCCGTGGTAATTCCGGCTGATTTCGACAGCCGTGTGCAGAGCGGCGGAGAGGCGAAGCTTGAATTCATACTCGGCAAGAACCCTACGGACAATCTGGTGGTGGAGACTGTCTTTGATAATTATCTCAGCACCGTCAATTACAGGCAGGCGGCAGCTGTAACGCTAGGGCCTGCCGTTCTGTCGGCAGCAGCTCCGGTCGCTGCGGAGACGGCTTCAGTGAAGCTGGGTGAGCTGGGGGAGAAGGGGACTGGATACACCTCCTCGCAATATTATGCGGTGTCGATGATGCTGATGTTTCTGCTCTACAGCGGGCTGACTGTGTCAACGTCGCTTTTTAACGAGAAGGAGAATCACACACTCTTCCGCATCAACTCGATGCCGGTCAAGGGTTCGCAGCTGTTCATCGGTAAAATGCTCGGAGTCGGTGCGGTTACTGTATTGCAGAATGCAGCCATTATCATCCTGACCCATCTGCTGTTCGGGGTACATTGGGGTGACCAGCCGCTGCTGCTGGCGCTGTTCTGCCTGCTGATGATTGTGGCTTCCATGATGCTGTCGATCATCATCTCGATGTTCAGCAAGACGGGAGCCGGTGCCAGAAGTGTCGTCAGCGTCCTCACTGTATGTATGACCTTTATCAGCGGGGGCATGGTTCCGCTTCCGGAGTCTTTTGTGAATTCGATAGGGGCATTTACCCTGAATCATTGGGCGATGCAGGCGATTCTGCGCATGATGCTGCATGCCGACGTATCAACGATTATGCCTCATTTGGGAACAATGGCGCTGATTTGCCTGGTGATGATCAGCATAGCGGTGGCCGCATACCGGAAGGTGGGTTATCATGAATAA
- a CDS encoding cation:proton antiporter produces the protein MEFILYLLLILLFTKLAGDLSVRLGQPAVLGKLIVGILLGPAVLGWVKDGEFIHYMSEIGVLLLMFIAGLETDLDQLRKNWKSAFAVAVGGIILPFMGGFAAGELFGFDYHHALFMGVVLSATSVSISVQVLKDMNKLNSREGSTILGAAVVDDILVVILLAVLMSFFGTGEQVSIGLLIGKKLLFFAAAIAAGIFVVPRVMKWMAPLRVSEATVTAALILCFGFAYFAEWLGMAGIIGAFAAGIAVAQTPFKHVVESKLEPVAYSLFVPVFFVSIGLSVSFEGVGQQLGFVIVLTVIAVLAKLLGGGLGARLTGFSSRSAAIIGAGMISRGEVALIIAATGLQSGLLLPQYFTAVIIVVIVTTLATPPLLKLMFREPVPAAERPDE, from the coding sequence ATGGAATTTATCCTGTATTTGCTGTTGATCTTATTGTTTACTAAGCTGGCCGGAGATCTCTCTGTGAGGCTGGGGCAACCGGCGGTGCTGGGCAAGCTGATCGTCGGTATTCTTCTGGGGCCTGCGGTACTGGGCTGGGTGAAGGATGGAGAGTTTATTCATTACATGTCTGAGATCGGCGTGCTGCTGCTGATGTTTATCGCCGGACTGGAGACGGATCTGGACCAGCTGCGCAAGAACTGGAAGTCTGCCTTTGCTGTAGCAGTCGGTGGGATTATTCTACCCTTTATGGGCGGATTTGCTGCCGGGGAGCTGTTCGGCTTCGATTATCATCATGCCTTGTTTATGGGTGTTGTGCTCAGTGCGACCTCTGTTAGCATCTCGGTACAGGTGCTGAAGGATATGAACAAGCTGAATTCGCGTGAAGGCTCGACTATTCTGGGAGCGGCGGTTGTTGATGATATCCTGGTAGTAATACTGCTGGCGGTGCTGATGAGCTTCTTCGGAACGGGGGAGCAGGTATCCATTGGACTGTTGATCGGCAAAAAGCTGTTGTTCTTCGCGGCCGCCATCGCTGCAGGCATCTTCGTGGTGCCCCGGGTGATGAAGTGGATGGCTCCGCTCCGGGTGAGCGAAGCAACGGTTACGGCGGCATTGATCCTCTGCTTCGGCTTCGCTTATTTCGCCGAATGGCTGGGCATGGCCGGCATTATCGGGGCATTTGCTGCCGGAATTGCCGTTGCACAAACTCCGTTTAAGCACGTAGTGGAATCCAAGCTGGAGCCGGTCGCGTACTCATTGTTTGTGCCGGTCTTTTTTGTGAGCATCGGCCTCAGCGTATCCTTTGAGGGCGTAGGACAGCAACTGGGCTTCGTCATTGTGCTTACGGTAATCGCTGTGCTGGCGAAACTGCTTGGCGGAGGACTCGGCGCACGGCTGACCGGCTTCTCCAGCCGCTCGGCTGCGATTATTGGCGCAGGGATGATCTCGCGCGGTGAGGTGGCCCTGATTATCGCAGCAACCGGACTGCAGAGCGGTCTACTGCTTCCGCAATATTTCACGGCAGTGATTATTGTCGTAATTGTCACCACGCTCGCAACTCCGCCACTGCTGAAGCTCATGTTCCGTGAGCCGGTGCCGGCAGCAGAGAGACCTGATGAATGA
- a CDS encoding ABC transporter permease: MNKILAISWNMVRRSIGSKKGFLAFIILPCFVVAGIVAVTGKMGPEPATVLYVNADHAPGGDHLLEELQVAGGYELVEAADEAELKEAITNQQGEAGIVIPADYTQGLLAGESAQLTVYELKASEASIMLRMKLEAIGSQLQSSAALAGMPAAEAGEPHEKLAVLLKQAEQHRVGSTRTDYNLYPREGQGIVTGLTLLFLMGLVTSSVSLIMDDRRGRTMMRMFSAPVRAHEIALGNFLGSFMVGLIQIMVVLMLGRWVMRYDYETPMYLYFLVLAMFMLVSMGLASTVAGLIRNPNNAGMMNALILTPTCMLGGCFWPLSIMPDYMQKAANFVPQKWAIQAIDVAATGGGWNELWLPFAVLGLMAAILLAIGSAILRPSEAGISA, from the coding sequence ATGAATAAGATTCTTGCAATCAGCTGGAACATGGTACGCAGAAGTATCGGTTCAAAGAAAGGCTTCCTGGCATTTATTATCCTGCCCTGCTTCGTTGTGGCCGGAATTGTGGCGGTCACCGGTAAAATGGGACCAGAGCCGGCCACCGTATTATACGTCAACGCCGATCATGCCCCGGGAGGAGACCACCTGCTGGAGGAGCTGCAGGTTGCCGGAGGCTACGAACTGGTGGAGGCTGCGGATGAGGCTGAACTGAAAGAGGCGATCACCAATCAGCAAGGCGAGGCTGGAATTGTCATACCGGCAGACTATACGCAAGGACTGTTGGCCGGAGAATCGGCGCAGCTTACCGTTTATGAGCTGAAGGCGTCGGAAGCCTCCATTATGCTGCGCATGAAGCTGGAAGCGATCGGTTCCCAGCTGCAGAGCTCTGCAGCCTTGGCCGGCATGCCGGCAGCAGAAGCGGGGGAGCCCCACGAGAAGCTTGCTGTCTTGCTGAAGCAGGCAGAGCAGCATCGGGTGGGCAGCACCCGGACAGACTATAATCTCTACCCCCGCGAAGGGCAGGGAATTGTAACCGGCCTGACACTGCTGTTCCTGATGGGTCTGGTGACCAGCTCCGTGTCGCTGATTATGGATGACCGCAGAGGACGGACGATGATGCGGATGTTCAGCGCCCCGGTGCGGGCCCACGAGATTGCCCTGGGCAACTTTCTGGGCAGCTTCATGGTAGGCCTGATCCAGATTATGGTTGTACTTATGCTTGGCCGGTGGGTGATGCGATATGATTATGAAACTCCAATGTATCTGTATTTTCTGGTGCTGGCCATGTTTATGCTTGTATCGATGGGGCTGGCCAGCACCGTGGCCGGATTGATCCGCAACCCGAATAATGCGGGGATGATGAATGCGCTCATCCTGACTCCGACATGTATGCTGGGCGGCTGCTTCTGGCCGTTGTCCATCATGCCGGATTACATGCAGAAGGCAGCAAATTTCGTTCCGCAGAAGTGGGCCATACAGGCCATTGACGTGGCCGCCACCGGCGGCGGCTGGAATGAGCTGTGGCTGCCCTTTGCGGTGCTGGGCTTGATGGCTGCTATACTGCTCGCCATCGGCTCCGCCATTCTTCGGCCAAGCGAAGCAGGAATCAGCGCGTAA
- a CDS encoding S41 family peptidase, which yields MLKKSTAAFMIVAALLCGSLLTLGVTGYSNVFGQAAGAGLASVLQGGGLQEKESQKLGTALSLIESNYYEKVDRQKLIDGAVNGMMEALGDPYSNYMGKETAEKFEESIEGSFSGIGAEVSSDNGKVVVVSPIKGSPAEKSGIQAKDVILSVNGESLEGVELNAAVNKIRGPKGSKATLKIQRAGSAQPLEFVITRDDVKLETVYATMEKDGIGVIEVTQFSQNTAERFKEELARLEKEGMKGLVLDVRNDPGGVLDVVIEMVEQFVPKGKTIVQVENKNKQRELSTSKGSSKAYPVVVLMNKGSASASEILAGALQQSAGAKLIGENSFGKGTVQTSFEKQLGDGSLLKITIAKWLTPDGTWIHGKGIKPDLAVAQPDYFSVAPINKSTALQYNMNSADVKSAQTMLDGLGYKPGRKDGYFDANTKEAVRKFQSESKLKVTGIIDAKTAEALELALIKVIQDPTHDNQRNRGIEELQKEIKAVSSNK from the coding sequence ATGTTGAAAAAAAGCACAGCGGCGTTCATGATTGTCGCCGCCTTGTTGTGCGGCAGCCTGCTGACCCTGGGTGTGACCGGCTACAGCAATGTGTTCGGACAAGCTGCCGGAGCCGGACTGGCTTCCGTGCTGCAGGGCGGCGGCTTGCAGGAGAAAGAATCCCAGAAGCTGGGCACCGCACTGAGTCTGATCGAGAGCAACTATTACGAGAAGGTGGACCGCCAGAAGCTGATTGACGGAGCGGTCAACGGCATGATGGAAGCGCTCGGCGATCCGTATTCCAACTATATGGGCAAGGAGACAGCCGAGAAGTTTGAAGAGAGCATCGAAGGTTCTTTTTCAGGAATAGGTGCAGAGGTCTCTTCGGATAATGGCAAGGTCGTGGTAGTCTCCCCAATTAAGGGTTCCCCTGCCGAGAAGTCCGGCATTCAGGCCAAGGACGTGATTCTGTCCGTTAACGGAGAGTCGCTGGAAGGCGTAGAGCTGAACGCTGCCGTCAACAAGATTCGCGGTCCTAAAGGCAGCAAGGCCACATTGAAGATTCAGCGTGCGGGTTCCGCGCAGCCGCTGGAATTCGTGATTACACGTGACGATGTCAAGCTGGAGACGGTATATGCAACCATGGAGAAGGACGGCATCGGCGTCATCGAAGTTACCCAATTCTCGCAGAATACGGCGGAGCGCTTCAAGGAAGAGCTGGCCCGGCTGGAGAAGGAAGGCATGAAGGGGCTCGTGCTGGATGTCCGAAATGATCCCGGCGGTGTGCTGGACGTTGTGATCGAGATGGTGGAGCAATTCGTGCCTAAAGGCAAGACGATTGTACAGGTAGAGAACAAGAATAAACAGCGTGAACTCAGCACCTCCAAGGGTTCAAGCAAGGCTTATCCGGTCGTTGTGCTGATGAATAAGGGCAGCGCAAGCGCCTCGGAGATTCTGGCCGGTGCTCTGCAGCAATCGGCAGGCGCGAAGCTGATCGGCGAGAACTCCTTCGGCAAAGGCACCGTGCAGACCAGCTTCGAGAAACAGCTGGGCGACGGCAGTCTGCTGAAGATTACAATCGCCAAATGGTTAACCCCTGATGGCACATGGATTCACGGCAAGGGCATCAAGCCGGACCTGGCCGTAGCCCAGCCGGATTATTTCTCGGTAGCGCCGATCAACAAGAGCACGGCGCTGCAGTATAATATGAACAGTGCTGACGTGAAGAGCGCACAGACGATGCTGGACGGCCTCGGTTACAAGCCGGGCCGCAAAGACGGATATTTCGATGCGAATACCAAAGAAGCCGTGAGGAAATTCCAGAGTGAGTCGAAGCTTAAGGTGACAGGCATCATCGATGCCAAGACAGCGGAAGCGCTGGAGTTGGCCCTGATCAAGGTGATTCAGGACCCAACCCATGACAATCAGCGCAACCGGGGAATTGAAGAGCTGCAGAAGGAAATCAAAGCAGTGTCGTCGAACAAGTAA
- a CDS encoding L-rhamnose mutarotase codes for MGSNKLAWTWKVKEECLEEYVAMHLEPWPEIMEEHSKAGISNYSIFQNGNQFFYCFECEDTEAAFAYIAKSDACNRWNAITSQMVEGSFDFNDSVPMVPLREVFYLK; via the coding sequence ATGGGCAGCAACAAGCTGGCTTGGACGTGGAAGGTTAAAGAGGAATGCTTGGAGGAGTACGTGGCGATGCACTTGGAGCCTTGGCCGGAGATCATGGAGGAGCATAGCAAGGCCGGGATTTCGAACTATTCGATCTTTCAGAACGGCAATCAGTTCTTCTATTGCTTCGAATGTGAGGATACGGAGGCGGCCTTCGCCTATATCGCCAAGAGTGATGCCTGCAACCGCTGGAATGCGATCACCTCGCAGATGGTGGAGGGTTCGTTTGACTTCAATGACAGTGTGCCGATGGTGCCGCTGCGTGAGGTGTTCTACCTGAAATAG
- a CDS encoding response regulator, with product MIKVLIVDDDSFIRESLKVLLGLDEEIKVVGVAGDGNEAMLLLKDGLEADLALMDIRMPGCGGVEGTKLIKQSYPQVSVLMLTTFDDDEYIIEALRNGASGYLLKNIPPDRIIQGIKTVQQGNMLIHPDIARKLAGFLQPVAPAEASPAQPLEAYGLTRNELAVVAAIAEGHSNKEIAAQLFLSEGTVKNYITDILSKLALRDRTQIAIFYLKNGRR from the coding sequence ATGATCAAGGTTCTGATTGTCGACGACGATTCATTTATACGAGAGAGCCTGAAGGTTCTGCTGGGGCTCGATGAAGAGATTAAGGTTGTAGGCGTAGCGGGAGACGGGAACGAAGCCATGCTGCTCCTGAAGGATGGACTTGAGGCAGATCTGGCGTTGATGGATATCCGGATGCCGGGCTGCGGCGGCGTGGAAGGCACGAAGCTGATCAAGCAGTCGTATCCGCAGGTGTCCGTGCTGATGCTGACTACCTTCGATGATGACGAGTATATTATTGAGGCGCTGCGGAACGGGGCGAGCGGGTATCTGCTGAAGAATATCCCCCCTGACCGGATTATTCAAGGTATCAAAACCGTGCAGCAAGGCAATATGCTGATCCACCCCGATATAGCCCGCAAGCTGGCTGGTTTCCTGCAGCCGGTTGCCCCTGCCGAAGCCTCACCGGCACAGCCCTTGGAGGCCTATGGGCTGACCCGCAACGAACTGGCGGTTGTCGCCGCGATTGCCGAAGGTCACAGCAACAAGGAAATCGCCGCCCAGCTGTTTCTCAGCGAAGGTACGGTGAAGAACTACATCACCGACATCCTCAGCAAGCTTGCGCTGCGGGACCGCACGCAGATTGCGATTTTTTATCTGAAGAATGGCCGGCGGTAG
- a CDS encoding sensor histidine kinase: MNKELNLLRYGLILIPAFITMYVFQYEDYERFTLHVLLLLLLVTVGIRLPGRLPLLAGCLEMLFTAWLGYQYGSLMIFPALSALLFYSELQPRWTAAYFTAVHLAVLNVAFLESAPLIRIYVNLTFLLTAVLYGLLLRAGRGRQDTLFLYDQLRKKHFELEETRSRLQQFSTQVENAALSEERVRISRQLHDDIGHRLIRVKMMTEAAIQVLPSAPEAGMQMMNQIRDQLSASMDDMRTAVRRINVAPQLEGAYALDRLLEEIGRDTGIVTSYQVEGRPYPLYPSIQVVLYKNAREAITNSLHHGKATAVWITLSFRESEVMLEVSNNGSLPAKEEQHRLENGGGMGLKGMTERTRLIGGTLEIITAPRFCLVTRLPSYRQGEL; the protein is encoded by the coding sequence ATGAATAAAGAGTTGAATCTGCTGCGGTATGGGCTTATTCTCATTCCCGCTTTTATAACGATGTATGTATTTCAATATGAAGATTATGAACGGTTCACCCTGCATGTACTGCTTCTGCTGCTGCTCGTAACGGTGGGTATCAGGCTGCCGGGAAGGCTGCCCTTACTCGCAGGCTGTCTGGAAATGCTGTTCACCGCCTGGCTGGGCTACCAGTACGGCAGCTTGATGATCTTCCCCGCCTTGTCAGCCTTGCTGTTCTATTCGGAACTGCAGCCGCGTTGGACGGCAGCCTACTTCACCGCGGTCCATCTGGCTGTGCTGAATGTAGCCTTCCTCGAGTCGGCGCCGCTTATCAGAATCTATGTCAACCTGACGTTTCTGCTGACGGCAGTTCTGTACGGGCTGCTGCTCCGGGCTGGACGCGGACGCCAGGATACCTTGTTCCTGTATGACCAGCTGCGCAAAAAACATTTCGAGCTGGAGGAGACGCGCAGCAGGCTGCAGCAATTCAGCACCCAGGTGGAGAACGCCGCCCTGTCCGAGGAACGGGTGCGGATCTCGCGCCAGCTGCATGACGATATCGGCCACCGGCTGATCCGGGTCAAGATGATGACGGAGGCCGCCATCCAGGTGCTTCCCTCCGCACCGGAGGCCGGCATGCAGATGATGAACCAGATCCGCGACCAGCTGTCCGCCAGCATGGATGACATGCGCACTGCGGTGCGGCGGATTAATGTCGCACCCCAGCTGGAAGGAGCCTACGCGCTGGACCGGCTGCTGGAGGAGATTGGGCGTGATACGGGAATCGTGACCTCCTATCAGGTGGAGGGGCGGCCTTATCCGCTGTATCCAAGCATCCAGGTCGTACTGTACAAAAACGCCCGTGAAGCTATCACCAACAGCCTGCACCACGGCAAGGCCACGGCAGTCTGGATCACCCTGAGCTTTCGGGAGTCGGAAGTTATGCTCGAGGTTAGCAACAATGGTTCGCTGCCAGCGAAGGAAGAGCAACACCGGCTGGAGAACGGCGGCGGCATGGGCTTGAAGGGCATGACTGAACGCACCCGCCTGATCGGCGGCACGCTGGAGATTATTACGGCTCCGCGCTTCTGCCTTGTAACCCGGTTGCCGAGTTACCGGCAAGGGGAGTTGTAG